From one Humulus lupulus chromosome 8, drHumLupu1.1, whole genome shotgun sequence genomic stretch:
- the LOC133796307 gene encoding uncharacterized protein LOC133796307, translating to MEDYETDTLTEECSAIIQKKLPQKLREPGSFTIPCTIGKFHWEARPTSITLQLVDRSLTHPKGIIEDILVKVDKFNFLADFIVLDMEEDEDVPIILGRPFLATGQALIDVQKGDLRLRVQGDEVILMFSKL from the exons atggaggattatgaaacaGATACATTAActgaagagtgtagtgcaattattcaaaagaagcttcctcaaaagttacGAGAGCCAGGCAGCtttactataccttgcaccattgggaaGTTTCATT GGGAAGCTAGACCCACTTCTATTACTCTTCAATTGGTTGATCGTTCATTAACACATCCCAAAGGTATTATAGAGGACAttctagtaaaggtagataagttTAATTTCCTAGCAGATTTCATTgttttagatatggaggaagatgaggatGTGCCTATTATATTGGGACGGCCATTTTTGGCCACGGGGCAAGCATTGATAGATGTTCAGAAGGGAGATTTAAGGCTTAGAGTACAAGGTGATGAGGTCAttttaatgttttcaaagcttTGA